The following coding sequences lie in one Alloacidobacterium dinghuense genomic window:
- a CDS encoding B12-binding domain-containing radical SAM protein, with protein sequence MKKSRKIVFFFPSFASSEATAPLGILAVATPLLRAGFEVVLIDSTITPNFKQRVLTEVQDALCLGISLVTGPMIRETVEIAKAIKAWNPDFPIILGGWHPSLLPKQTLEAPYLDYIVRGQGEDSLLELIQHIASGSAPDFVAGIGFKRDGRMIMTPERPLRQLVEMPPKAYHIADFDAYERTCGRRWAMYTSSLACPFNCAYCTNAGVYGRKWNALPAEQFVEETVDLSRRYALEMLWIVDDNFLVDLDRARAIAEGLVRANSHYRWSIQATTNLTSRLSTEDLKLLRRAGLHQVCQGAESGSPTVLKAMQKSWQDVESIYESAARCLEAGIRPSFNIIFAFPGEGRKERRETINFMMDMCRRLPGTEFWTNIFTPYPGSPIFDKTEKLGIEVPKSLEEWADFFPRYTRLPWLDGAEHKRLQVTRDYLRIAFDRIPIAADKRGTITRLAQKCISFPARWRLDRDIYKFPVELWVNNKLKKYTAMKPAVDAKRLANTPAEAAC encoded by the coding sequence TTGAAAAAATCTCGGAAAATCGTCTTCTTTTTCCCTTCGTTCGCGAGTTCCGAAGCTACGGCTCCGCTCGGGATTCTAGCTGTTGCCACTCCTCTGCTCCGTGCCGGCTTTGAGGTAGTGCTGATCGATTCCACAATCACCCCAAATTTCAAACAGCGGGTGCTCACTGAGGTCCAGGACGCACTTTGTCTCGGCATCTCTCTCGTAACAGGCCCCATGATTCGGGAAACGGTCGAGATCGCAAAGGCCATCAAGGCCTGGAACCCCGACTTCCCGATCATCCTCGGTGGATGGCATCCGTCCCTGCTTCCCAAGCAGACGCTTGAGGCGCCTTACCTCGACTACATCGTTCGCGGTCAGGGCGAGGACTCACTCCTTGAGCTTATTCAACACATTGCGAGCGGCTCCGCGCCGGACTTTGTAGCTGGCATCGGATTCAAGCGCGACGGGCGGATGATTATGACCCCTGAGCGGCCTCTGAGACAGCTCGTCGAAATGCCACCCAAGGCCTATCACATTGCTGACTTCGATGCTTACGAGCGTACTTGCGGTAGGCGCTGGGCAATGTATACATCCAGCCTGGCGTGCCCATTCAATTGTGCGTATTGCACAAACGCGGGCGTCTACGGGCGTAAATGGAATGCTCTGCCCGCTGAGCAGTTTGTGGAGGAGACAGTTGATCTCAGTCGCAGGTACGCACTGGAGATGCTCTGGATCGTCGATGACAATTTCCTGGTTGATCTCGATCGTGCGCGGGCGATAGCCGAGGGTCTGGTGCGAGCCAATTCGCATTATCGCTGGAGCATTCAGGCGACGACCAATTTAACCTCGCGACTCTCGACCGAGGACCTGAAGCTGCTGCGGCGTGCCGGGCTTCATCAGGTCTGTCAGGGAGCGGAATCAGGGTCGCCCACAGTGCTGAAAGCAATGCAAAAGAGCTGGCAGGACGTTGAATCGATTTACGAGAGTGCCGCGCGTTGCCTTGAGGCTGGTATTCGTCCCTCCTTCAACATCATCTTCGCCTTTCCGGGAGAAGGGAGAAAAGAACGGCGTGAAACCATCAACTTCATGATGGACATGTGCCGCCGCCTTCCCGGCACTGAGTTTTGGACCAACATTTTTACACCGTATCCAGGCTCGCCAATCTTCGACAAAACAGAGAAACTTGGCATTGAGGTTCCAAAGTCTCTAGAAGAATGGGCGGATTTCTTTCCGCGCTACACCCGGCTGCCGTGGCTGGATGGAGCCGAGCACAAGCGCCTGCAGGTAACGAGGGACTATCTGCGCATCGCCTTTGACCGCATTCCAATTGCAGCGGACAAACGCGGCACAATCACTCGTCTCGCGCAAAAGTGTATTTCGTTCCCTGCTCGTTGGAGACTCGACCGCGATATCTACAAGTTCCCTGTCGAACTGTGGGTGAACAACAAGCTGAAGAAGTACACGGCAATGAAACCGGCCGTGGATGCAAAGCGACTTGCGAATACTCCGGCGGAGGCGGCGTGCTGA
- a CDS encoding methyltransferase domain-containing protein — MSAISQLETRTQPGDVFSAWASVYDRQENPLLMLEERYLSRILPRIDGRDVLDVGCGTGRWLAQFSQSSRPQSLHGVDPSPEMLAQAAAKHIPELQLSLAGSANLPFKDSTMDVMLASFVLSYEDDLGKAAAEFARVARPGCDVFISDMHPETATSLCWKRSFHIGESELELPAKCWALSEILNVFKAAGFSERAVIEPAFGSPEKDLFASHNRLERFAEAEGLPAIYLLHLTKLEADNNRSLVPGEEKDRLLLSGARCALGPREVIATSITTNNGSVEIVSSHPPTIASQTITSIDLTGYLIFPGLINAHDHLEFALFPRLGRGGYKNAAQWAQDIQRSDAEIIAVHRRIPKRTRLWWGGIRNLLSGVTTVCHHNPIDPSLLAQDFPVHIVSDLGWEHSLAFATDIQAAHSSSGEDRPFVIHACEGIDDQSNEELVSLDTLGVLDQKTVLIHGLALDVRAADLLNSRGTSLIVCPSSNDFLFGKTPRLEVLNSVERLALGSDSPLTAAGDLLDEIRFAYETCKLPAQKLFAMVTDSSASILRIKDGRGSIRSGSPADLIAVRDRQGSPAEILSSLCASDIELVLLSGRVQLASQFIFGRLPDVDRDGLEPLSVDGDIRWLRAPIEDLLRESESVLGEGAVRLGGKSVCRPS, encoded by the coding sequence GTGAGCGCGATTTCTCAACTTGAAACCAGAACGCAACCGGGAGATGTGTTCTCTGCGTGGGCAAGCGTCTACGATCGGCAAGAAAACCCTCTGCTGATGCTTGAAGAGCGCTACTTATCGCGAATTCTTCCGAGAATAGACGGGCGCGACGTTCTCGACGTGGGTTGCGGCACTGGCAGATGGCTCGCACAGTTCAGCCAATCATCACGACCCCAATCGCTACACGGTGTAGACCCTTCGCCGGAGATGCTTGCACAAGCGGCCGCAAAGCACATTCCGGAGCTACAACTCTCTTTGGCCGGGTCCGCCAACCTGCCGTTCAAAGACTCCACAATGGATGTAATGCTCGCATCCTTTGTTCTGAGCTATGAAGATGATCTGGGCAAAGCCGCCGCAGAATTCGCGCGAGTAGCTCGGCCAGGCTGCGATGTTTTTATATCCGACATGCATCCAGAAACGGCGACGAGCCTTTGCTGGAAGCGGTCATTTCACATAGGCGAATCCGAACTGGAATTGCCCGCGAAATGCTGGGCTCTCTCAGAGATATTGAATGTCTTCAAAGCCGCGGGTTTTTCGGAACGGGCAGTCATAGAACCCGCATTTGGATCGCCGGAGAAAGATCTTTTCGCGTCGCATAACCGCTTGGAGCGTTTCGCCGAGGCAGAGGGGCTTCCTGCGATTTATCTGCTGCATCTCACGAAGCTCGAGGCAGATAATAATCGTTCGCTCGTTCCAGGTGAGGAGAAAGATCGGCTTCTTCTCTCTGGAGCAAGATGCGCTCTAGGGCCACGCGAAGTAATCGCGACGTCCATAACAACGAATAACGGAAGCGTTGAGATAGTGAGCAGTCACCCCCCGACAATTGCCTCTCAGACGATCACGAGCATTGACTTAACCGGCTACCTTATCTTTCCAGGACTGATCAACGCACACGATCACCTGGAATTCGCTCTCTTCCCCAGACTTGGAAGAGGAGGTTACAAGAACGCAGCCCAGTGGGCTCAGGATATTCAGCGGAGTGATGCCGAGATTATCGCTGTACATCGAAGAATTCCGAAGCGCACACGCCTGTGGTGGGGAGGCATTCGCAATCTCCTGAGTGGAGTAACGACCGTCTGTCATCACAATCCCATTGATCCATCCTTATTAGCGCAAGACTTTCCCGTGCACATTGTCTCGGATCTTGGATGGGAACACTCGCTTGCCTTCGCCACAGATATACAGGCCGCGCACTCTAGTAGCGGAGAAGACCGGCCGTTCGTGATTCATGCTTGCGAAGGTATTGACGATCAGTCGAACGAGGAGCTAGTGTCTCTCGACACGCTCGGGGTGTTGGATCAGAAGACGGTGCTCATTCACGGGCTTGCTCTTGATGTTAGAGCAGCAGACTTATTAAACTCTCGTGGCACCTCGCTCATTGTGTGTCCCTCGTCGAATGATTTTCTCTTCGGAAAAACTCCGCGGCTTGAAGTTTTGAATTCAGTTGAACGGCTGGCCCTTGGCAGTGACTCGCCTCTCACAGCGGCAGGAGATCTTTTGGATGAAATCCGCTTTGCGTACGAAACATGTAAGCTGCCAGCGCAAAAGTTGTTTGCCATGGTGACAGACTCTTCCGCTTCGATTCTGCGGATCAAGGATGGCAGAGGCTCGATTCGCTCGGGATCTCCGGCTGATTTGATTGCAGTGCGTGACAGGCAGGGCAGTCCAGCGGAAATCCTTTCTTCGCTTTGTGCAAGTGATATTGAGCTTGTACTGCTGTCAGGGCGCGTACAGCTGGCCTCTCAATTTATCTTTGGGCGTCTGCCAGATGTAGACCGAGACGGACTAGAGCCTCTTTCCGTGGATGGCGATATTCGCTGGCTGCGGGCGCCAATTGAGGATCTGCTACGCGAGTCTGAGAGCGTTCTCGGCGAAGGAGCTGTGCGACTGGGAGGAAAATCCGTATGTCGTCCCAGTTAG
- a CDS encoding class I SAM-dependent methyltransferase, translated as MTVVLDSPHAAGAAFDTLATHYDDLFTFTIIGRAQREIVWNRAASTFLPGDHVLEINCGTGEDAIFLAQRGIRITACDASEQMVRHARARHQLEVPHSPISFQVLPTERIHELPEQHFDGVLSNFSGLNCVEDLHGVSRDLARIVRPGAKLLLCLSTRFCLWEALHYTLKGNFRKAIRRWGGKSLASFERHPFFVYYPTLASLRKSFSPEFRLRSITGIGITTPPSYLEGWISEHTRLLAAMKKVDKLLCDLPFFRSIGDHVLLSMERV; from the coding sequence ATGACCGTCGTTCTTGATTCTCCCCACGCTGCAGGCGCAGCGTTCGACACGCTGGCTACCCACTACGATGATTTGTTTACCTTCACGATCATCGGTCGTGCACAACGCGAAATTGTCTGGAATCGCGCAGCTTCAACATTCCTCCCCGGCGACCACGTCCTTGAGATTAACTGCGGTACAGGTGAGGATGCGATCTTTCTCGCTCAGAGAGGCATTCGCATCACAGCTTGCGACGCTTCAGAACAGATGGTTCGACATGCGCGCGCACGACACCAGCTTGAGGTACCGCATTCCCCAATTAGCTTCCAGGTGCTGCCTACTGAGCGCATCCATGAGCTTCCTGAGCAGCATTTTGACGGTGTGCTCTCGAATTTTTCAGGCCTCAACTGCGTCGAAGATTTGCACGGAGTTTCCCGCGATCTTGCCAGAATCGTTCGACCCGGGGCAAAACTCCTGCTGTGTCTCTCAACGCGCTTCTGCCTCTGGGAGGCCCTGCACTACACACTCAAAGGCAACTTTCGCAAGGCCATCCGTCGATGGGGCGGAAAATCCCTCGCCAGCTTTGAAAGGCACCCTTTTTTCGTCTATTACCCGACGCTAGCGTCGCTGCGTAAATCCTTCAGCCCCGAGTTCAGACTACGTTCGATCACTGGTATCGGCATTACGACTCCACCGTCGTATTTGGAAGGCTGGATCTCTGAACACACGCGCCTGCTTGCTGCAATGAAAAAAGTCGACAAACTCCTGTGTGATCTTCCGTTCTTTCGTAGCATCGGAGATCACGTGTTGTTGTCGATGGAGAGAGTGTAA
- a CDS encoding class I SAM-dependent methyltransferase gives MRNEKDIGQAIPSARLAHFSRFIEDYQTIRAAEGRGSLQEDFYLNLPYQDVTGKNAWQWKIRARTFDCLIKKVLPQIIHDRKQSPIVLDLGAGNGWMSYRLALAGYKPIAVDILTNDQDGLGAAVHFEKHLDHLFPRFRAEMSRLPFADDQFDAVIFNASFHYAEDDQAAIREALRCTKKHGAVIIADSPWYSAAKSGEQMVAERQAAFTKQYGTASDSIASVEYLTDKRLAHLEQAFNVRWERDTPFYGLQWTVRPLLAKLRGRREPSRFRIYSARKTA, from the coding sequence ATGCGCAACGAGAAGGACATCGGGCAGGCGATCCCATCCGCGAGGCTTGCTCACTTCTCTCGGTTTATTGAGGACTATCAAACGATTCGAGCGGCAGAAGGCCGCGGTAGCCTCCAGGAAGATTTCTATCTGAATCTCCCCTATCAAGATGTAACCGGCAAGAACGCATGGCAATGGAAAATCCGCGCACGCACCTTTGACTGCCTTATCAAAAAGGTGCTGCCGCAAATCATTCATGATCGTAAGCAATCGCCGATAGTGCTTGATCTTGGCGCAGGAAATGGATGGATGAGTTATCGCCTTGCACTGGCAGGATACAAGCCGATAGCAGTTGATATTTTGACGAACGATCAAGATGGATTAGGTGCAGCCGTCCATTTCGAAAAGCATCTCGATCATCTATTTCCTCGCTTCCGAGCGGAAATGTCCCGGCTTCCTTTTGCTGATGATCAGTTTGATGCAGTGATCTTCAATGCTTCCTTTCACTATGCCGAGGATGATCAGGCAGCCATACGTGAAGCATTGCGGTGCACCAAGAAGCATGGAGCCGTCATCATTGCCGACTCTCCGTGGTATTCCGCGGCCAAGAGCGGCGAACAGATGGTTGCCGAGCGCCAGGCTGCCTTTACTAAGCAATACGGTACCGCGTCAGACTCAATCGCAAGCGTTGAGTATCTAACGGACAAAAGACTCGCACACCTAGAGCAGGCTTTCAATGTGCGATGGGAGCGCGACACCCCCTTCTATGGACTGCAGTGGACCGTGCGTCCGTTGTTGGCAAAGTTGCGCGGCAGACGTGAGCCCTCGCGTTTCCGGATCTACAGTGCGAGGAAAACTGCGTGA
- a CDS encoding B12-binding domain-containing radical SAM protein codes for MRDLLLTHGYFLFEDPKERQIMKPYAPLGILYICSHLRNKGFAVDVFDTTFSSREELFTLLRTEKPSLLGVYANLMTRSNVIEILGVAREAGWKTVVGGPEPGAYTLEYLQAGADFVVSGEGELTLEELLEAMRAGETDFSKVAGLAFLDRDGEMRQMPPQAQIANLDLQPWPARDAINIQRYVDTWRTHHGSGSINFITARGCPFRCNWCSHQVFGQSHRRRDPILVVDEVEWLLQNYSPDMVWVSDDVFTINHAWLRSYANEMRRRNLHIPFECISRADRLNAEMLDLLADLGCFRLWIGSESGSQRILDAMDRGVKIEQVQNAVKMSRERGIQSGMFLMWGYEGEDLEDIEATIQHVSVSQPDIFFTTVSYPIKGTPYYKKISDRLVQLEPWGKTSDRELKVKGKHTKAFYSFADKLLRDEVARAKLIQNDGVGEPSEIGVLDQHIHEWRAGLLSTYHEVEQ; via the coding sequence ATGCGCGATCTTCTGCTTACTCACGGGTACTTCCTATTTGAAGACCCAAAGGAGCGGCAGATTATGAAGCCGTACGCTCCCTTGGGAATTCTCTACATCTGCTCCCATCTTCGGAACAAAGGTTTCGCCGTAGATGTCTTCGACACAACATTTTCCAGTCGCGAAGAACTCTTTACCCTGCTTCGCACTGAAAAGCCATCTCTGTTAGGTGTATATGCAAACCTGATGACGCGCAGCAATGTCATTGAGATTCTTGGCGTTGCTCGCGAAGCAGGATGGAAGACCGTAGTAGGCGGCCCTGAGCCGGGCGCCTACACGCTTGAATATCTGCAGGCTGGCGCTGATTTTGTCGTCTCGGGTGAAGGCGAACTGACGCTCGAAGAGCTTCTGGAGGCCATGCGCGCGGGCGAAACTGACTTTTCGAAGGTTGCAGGCCTGGCGTTTCTCGATAGGGATGGGGAGATGCGCCAGATGCCGCCACAAGCCCAGATCGCCAATCTTGATTTGCAGCCGTGGCCCGCGCGCGACGCCATCAATATTCAGCGCTATGTGGACACTTGGCGAACGCATCACGGAAGCGGCTCGATCAATTTCATCACCGCGCGGGGATGTCCTTTCCGTTGCAATTGGTGCAGTCATCAGGTCTTCGGGCAATCGCATCGCCGGCGCGATCCGATTTTAGTTGTGGACGAGGTTGAATGGCTTCTCCAAAACTACTCACCGGATATGGTCTGGGTTTCCGACGATGTGTTCACCATCAATCACGCTTGGCTTCGCTCGTATGCGAACGAGATGCGTCGACGGAATCTGCACATTCCGTTTGAGTGCATCTCACGCGCCGATCGTCTGAATGCTGAAATGTTGGATCTTCTCGCCGATCTCGGCTGTTTTCGTCTCTGGATTGGCTCGGAGAGCGGTTCACAGCGCATTCTCGACGCGATGGACCGCGGCGTGAAAATAGAGCAGGTCCAGAATGCAGTGAAAATGAGCCGCGAGCGCGGCATACAGAGCGGTATGTTCCTAATGTGGGGTTATGAAGGAGAAGACCTCGAAGATATTGAAGCAACGATTCAACATGTAAGCGTGTCACAGCCGGATATTTTCTTTACGACCGTCTCATATCCAATCAAGGGAACGCCTTATTACAAGAAGATATCTGATCGCCTCGTTCAGCTTGAGCCGTGGGGCAAGACCTCCGATCGCGAGTTGAAGGTCAAGGGAAAGCACACGAAGGCCTTCTACAGCTTTGCAGACAAGCTGTTGCGTGACGAAGTGGCTCGCGCGAAGCTTATTCAGAATGATGGCGTAGGCGAACCATCTGAGATTGGCGTTCTCGATCAGCATATTCACGAATGGCGTGCTGGACTGTTGTCTACCTATCACGAGGTCGAACAATGA
- a CDS encoding B12-binding domain-containing radical SAM protein, which produces MIILFHPRATKPRNCRLPLAILALAAVLEGREEYEIIDGNLDDKPVDSILSFIDSRKVDLVGVSCMPGPQMVAAMEASREIRRLRPHIKIVWGGYFPSIYPDSTLNAKYVDFVVRGQGEETLLELIDALRGKRSFDSILGLSYKDTFGLHRTNAERPMKGPDSFPWSPFHRLPVEQYLRPSFFGKRTAVHHASIGCPFNCSFCGVHAAYGREERMESPERTVDILKHLVSKYGADSVQFYDMNFFLREDHARKLMDLMMPLNLRWWCEGRVDIMSRYSDETMATIKGAGCAMIFFGAESGSDWALKEMQKGITTEQTLIMARRTRQFGIIPEFSFVVGNPKDPERDTRETLRFIRKIKRINPDSEIIVQHYTPTPQRGSMYGDVDGQISFPDTPAEWATKKWMDFTLRIDTSAPWMKRKTKKLIDNFEIVVGSRWPTVQDIRAPRWSRTVLKTLSAWRYALRIYSFPIELQWAHQFIQLRKPKRESL; this is translated from the coding sequence GTGATCATTCTCTTCCATCCGCGTGCTACCAAACCTCGCAACTGCCGCCTTCCGCTTGCCATACTGGCTTTGGCTGCTGTCCTGGAAGGCCGTGAAGAGTACGAGATTATTGATGGCAACCTGGACGACAAGCCGGTTGACTCCATTCTTTCTTTCATAGACAGCCGTAAGGTTGATCTCGTCGGCGTTTCCTGCATGCCCGGCCCGCAAATGGTCGCCGCCATGGAAGCTTCGCGAGAGATAAGGCGGCTGCGCCCGCATATCAAAATCGTTTGGGGAGGATACTTCCCTTCTATCTACCCCGACTCAACTTTGAATGCAAAATACGTGGATTTTGTGGTGCGAGGTCAGGGTGAGGAAACACTGCTTGAACTGATCGATGCGCTGCGTGGCAAGCGATCGTTCGACAGTATCCTTGGTCTTTCCTACAAAGACACTTTCGGCCTGCATCGCACGAACGCCGAGCGTCCGATGAAAGGACCAGACAGTTTTCCATGGTCACCATTCCATCGGCTTCCAGTGGAGCAGTATCTTCGCCCATCGTTTTTCGGGAAGCGAACTGCCGTTCATCATGCAAGTATCGGTTGCCCATTCAATTGCAGCTTTTGTGGGGTACACGCAGCCTACGGACGCGAAGAGCGCATGGAGTCGCCAGAGCGAACTGTAGACATACTCAAGCACCTCGTATCCAAATATGGTGCTGACTCGGTCCAGTTCTACGACATGAATTTCTTTCTACGGGAAGATCACGCACGGAAATTGATGGACCTGATGATGCCGCTGAATCTGCGCTGGTGGTGCGAGGGCCGCGTAGACATCATGTCGCGATATTCCGACGAAACGATGGCGACGATCAAAGGGGCTGGTTGCGCCATGATCTTCTTCGGCGCAGAGTCGGGATCGGACTGGGCGCTCAAAGAGATGCAGAAAGGCATCACGACCGAGCAGACGTTGATCATGGCGCGTCGCACTCGTCAGTTCGGCATTATTCCCGAGTTCTCATTTGTCGTGGGTAATCCCAAAGACCCGGAGCGCGATACCCGGGAGACGCTGCGCTTCATCCGCAAGATCAAGCGGATCAATCCTGATTCGGAGATCATTGTTCAGCACTATACCCCGACACCGCAGCGAGGCTCGATGTATGGAGATGTCGATGGACAAATATCCTTTCCCGACACACCTGCGGAATGGGCAACGAAGAAGTGGATGGACTTCACTCTTCGTATTGATACCAGCGCACCCTGGATGAAACGCAAGACGAAGAAGCTCATTGATAATTTTGAGATTGTTGTTGGCTCGCGCTGGCCCACTGTTCAGGACATTCGCGCGCCCCGCTGGAGCAGGACGGTTCTAAAGACTCTCAGCGCCTGGCGCTACGCACTGAGAATTTACAGTTTCCCCATCGAGTTGCAGTGGGCACATCAATTTATCCAATTGCGAAAACCTAAACGTGAGAGCCTGTGA
- a CDS encoding DUF4097 family beta strand repeat-containing protein yields the protein MHLHKALALTALLLTPAALLAADGTFDKTLQTNGAVTLSVNTGSGYIHITPGSDSSVHIIGHVHAAKWNSWIDSGSPEERVRQVVANPPIEQTGNTISIGKHTEYKNISIDYDVTTPKGTDLSANSGSGDIHVSDLSGPAKLNTGSGSIDASGLSGRTALQTGSGDIRAELQSSTDVKAETGSGSIRLKGVQGELYAETGSGDIEVQGQPTSSWRLQTGSGSVTLGTGSARFSLDAQTGSGSVHSDPPITTHGSFEKHHITGDVNGGGPTVRVETGSGDIRIH from the coding sequence ATGCATCTTCATAAAGCACTCGCGCTAACGGCGCTGCTGTTGACGCCTGCGGCACTTCTTGCAGCAGACGGAACCTTCGACAAGACGCTGCAGACGAACGGGGCGGTTACGCTCTCCGTGAATACTGGTTCCGGTTACATCCACATCACGCCCGGTTCGGATTCGAGCGTTCACATCATTGGCCACGTGCACGCGGCTAAATGGAACAGCTGGATAGATAGCGGTTCGCCGGAGGAGAGAGTTCGCCAGGTCGTGGCGAACCCACCAATCGAGCAAACCGGAAACACCATCAGTATCGGCAAACATACCGAGTACAAGAACATTTCGATCGACTATGACGTCACGACGCCAAAGGGCACCGATCTTTCCGCGAATAGCGGATCCGGAGACATTCACGTTTCCGATCTGAGCGGCCCTGCGAAGCTCAATACCGGGTCGGGCTCCATCGATGCCTCCGGCTTAAGCGGGCGAACGGCATTGCAAACTGGATCAGGTGATATCCGTGCAGAGCTGCAATCGTCCACGGACGTGAAAGCTGAGACTGGCAGCGGCTCCATCCGTCTGAAGGGCGTGCAGGGCGAGCTCTATGCTGAAACCGGCTCGGGCGATATTGAAGTTCAGGGACAGCCTACATCGTCCTGGCGACTACAGACCGGATCTGGTTCGGTAACTCTCGGCACGGGCAGTGCGCGGTTTTCACTGGATGCGCAGACGGGCTCGGGCTCCGTCCATAGCGATCCGCCGATCACCACGCACGGAAGCTTCGAGAAGCACCACATTACCGGTGATGTGAACGGTGGCGGTCCCACTGTGCGTGTCGAAACTGGCTCCGGCGATATTCGGATCCATTGA
- a CDS encoding B12-binding domain-containing radical SAM protein has translation MSGVEMQEPADVLLTHSYHLPYDQKQMRKMQPYSPIGTLYAATALRAKHISVAVFDPMLEDPIAGIQRAIEAHRPRIVTIYEDDFNFLSKMCLTRMREVAFEIAAMSRLSGATVIAHGSDATDNARLFLENGIDYILQGEAEQTLAELCSALLRSEPVGDIPGLVRLDVQRRLVHTSQRFSRNPEWANLAAPSRNLINLEPYRKAWKEAHGYFSVNMVAGRGCPFHCNWCAKPISGNKYHLRPAVEVAEEMRQLKKVARAEHIWFGDDIFALNQHWMQEFAAEVKARNASLPFKVQSRADLMSESTVAALKSAGCTEVWMGVESGSQKILDAMDKRLKLSSVVTARQRLQHAGIRACYFLQFGYPGESWHELQETIAFVRKTRPDDIGISISYPLPGTVFYQRVQAELGAKRNWTDSDDLCIMFKAAYTTDFYRAVRDALHAEVSGWYSTSAISSLSTAEELWQRVHLLEPLSRNAEFTELAPHATESGLFPVSGLIAARSA, from the coding sequence ATGAGCGGCGTTGAAATGCAGGAACCCGCTGATGTGCTGCTTACGCACTCGTATCATCTTCCGTACGACCAGAAGCAGATGCGTAAGATGCAGCCGTACTCGCCGATTGGAACGTTGTATGCGGCTACTGCGCTGCGGGCAAAGCATATATCTGTTGCCGTCTTCGACCCGATGCTTGAGGACCCGATTGCCGGCATACAACGCGCGATCGAGGCTCATCGCCCGCGAATTGTCACTATCTACGAGGACGACTTCAATTTCCTCTCCAAGATGTGCCTGACTCGGATGCGTGAGGTTGCATTCGAGATTGCCGCAATGAGTCGCTTGAGCGGCGCCACCGTGATCGCTCATGGCTCGGATGCGACAGACAATGCCAGACTGTTTCTTGAGAATGGCATCGACTACATTCTGCAAGGAGAAGCCGAGCAGACGCTGGCAGAGTTGTGCTCAGCTCTTTTGCGCTCAGAGCCTGTCGGCGACATTCCCGGGCTAGTGCGACTCGACGTACAAAGACGACTGGTGCACACTTCGCAGAGGTTTTCACGAAATCCGGAATGGGCGAATCTGGCAGCACCTTCACGAAACCTAATCAATCTTGAACCCTACCGCAAAGCGTGGAAGGAGGCACACGGATACTTCTCGGTGAACATGGTTGCCGGAAGAGGATGCCCATTCCATTGCAACTGGTGCGCCAAGCCGATCTCGGGGAACAAGTATCATCTGCGTCCTGCGGTAGAAGTCGCCGAAGAAATGCGCCAGCTTAAGAAGGTGGCACGGGCCGAACACATCTGGTTCGGCGACGACATCTTTGCTCTCAATCAGCACTGGATGCAGGAATTTGCAGCAGAAGTAAAGGCTCGAAACGCTTCACTGCCGTTTAAGGTTCAATCGCGTGCGGATCTGATGAGCGAATCAACCGTCGCGGCGCTGAAGTCGGCTGGATGCACCGAGGTGTGGATGGGGGTGGAGTCCGGATCGCAAAAGATTCTGGACGCCATGGACAAGCGGCTGAAACTCTCGTCAGTCGTTACCGCACGTCAGCGTCTGCAACATGCCGGCATCCGCGCCTGCTATTTTCTCCAGTTTGGATATCCAGGTGAGAGCTGGCACGAACTCCAGGAGACAATCGCGTTTGTCCGCAAAACGCGGCCCGATGACATCGGCATTTCTATCTCGTATCCGCTGCCTGGCACTGTCTTCTATCAACGCGTGCAGGCGGAACTAGGAGCAAAGCGGAACTGGACGGACAGTGATGACCTCTGCATCATGTTCAAGGCTGCGTACACAACTGATTTTTACCGCGCTGTGCGCGATGCGTTGCACGCAGAAGTCAGCGGTTGGTACTCAACATCTGCCATATCCTCTCTTTCCACCGCCGAAGAGTTGTGGCAACGCGTCCATCTGTTGGAACCTTTGAGCAGAAACGCGGAGTTCACAGAACTGGCCCCGCACGCTACAGAATCAGGGCTGTTTCCGGTGAGCGGATTGATTGCTGCGAGGAGTGCGTGA